In one window of Lacticaseibacillus casei DSM 20011 = JCM 1134 = ATCC 393 DNA:
- a CDS encoding GcrA family cell cycle regulator translates to MQWTDEQISGIRKLASEGFTRRETADKLGISYDALQGKARRLGIEFQNPMKNEYDSDGTQSSETILKVVRGHKMTPREVLEAHGYDYTKWELVRATSNFWKQTPEATLYQSKIQIRPLVEAEQYESLMNDIITHKEPYQAKAPIFVESDRYLVIPAFDTHFNGHTFDVYAESLKRQLEIIQRGHYAKILLILGGDLAHVDNINSTTAKGTQLETTDLGETVNEMEQYFETLIEAIIKNANECEVMYCAGNHDPSVGYMFARLLKRAYSNQTNITWDISLKHYKGAMLGRNFIGATHGDKGKNNYLAKYLDEFGFMLGTAQNRELFTGHLHSEMSKDLGGFVQRQVSTRKPQDKWTDDIGVVAHKTFELVEYSDHNTTAVYYV, encoded by the coding sequence ATGCAATGGACAGATGAACAAATCAGTGGCATTAGGAAGCTCGCCTCTGAAGGCTTTACCAGACGAGAAACAGCAGACAAGCTAGGGATTAGCTATGACGCGCTTCAAGGCAAAGCAAGACGACTTGGTATCGAATTTCAGAATCCAATGAAGAATGAATACGATTCAGACGGAACACAATCCAGCGAGACTATCCTGAAAGTCGTCAGGGGTCACAAAATGACGCCTAGAGAGGTTCTGGAAGCTCACGGGTACGATTACACCAAGTGGGAGCTTGTACGTGCCACAAGCAACTTCTGGAAGCAGACGCCTGAAGCAACGTTGTATCAAAGTAAGATACAAATCAGGCCACTGGTCGAGGCTGAACAATACGAATCATTGATGAATGACATCATCACACACAAGGAGCCGTATCAAGCTAAGGCTCCTATTTTTGTGGAATCAGATCGCTATCTTGTCATTCCTGCTTTCGATACACACTTCAATGGTCACACGTTTGATGTCTATGCGGAATCTCTGAAACGTCAGTTAGAAATCATTCAACGCGGCCACTACGCCAAAATATTGCTCATTCTGGGCGGTGATCTGGCTCACGTGGACAATATCAACTCGACCACGGCAAAAGGCACACAGCTCGAAACAACCGACTTAGGCGAGACTGTGAATGAAATGGAGCAATACTTCGAGACACTGATTGAAGCAATCATTAAGAACGCAAATGAGTGTGAGGTCATGTATTGTGCCGGAAATCATGATCCGTCAGTTGGATATATGTTTGCTCGTCTATTGAAACGTGCCTACAGCAACCAGACAAATATCACATGGGATATATCACTAAAGCATTACAAAGGCGCAATGTTAGGCCGCAACTTCATTGGTGCCACTCATGGTGACAAGGGCAAGAACAATTACCTTGCAAAATATCTTGATGAGTTCGGCTTCATGCTAGGAACAGCGCAGAACCGCGAGCTATTTACTGGCCACCTTCATTCAGAGATGAGCAAAGACCTAGGCGGATTCGTTCAGCGTCAAGTATCGACGAGAAAACCTCAGGATAAATGGACTGATGATATTGGCGTGGTTGCTCACAAAACGTTTGAGCTGGTCGAATATTCGGATCACAATACGACAGCGGTTTATTACGTTTAA
- a CDS encoding ArpU family phage packaging/lysis transcriptional regulator, whose translation MVRVTRYFSPIDHDKTIENAKEVLGNYWHHKRLAQRTKIALRSPVMDGMPKSPSYGNKAEEKVISHADELYYITCCEAAIESLENEDYRIILAESYLTPKTARKSSLQLAAHLHVDRTTLWRQTQEALYAFAEICPLVKLVATSVQQ comes from the coding sequence GTGGTGCGAGTAACGAGATATTTTAGCCCAATTGATCATGACAAAACAATTGAAAACGCCAAAGAGGTCTTGGGGAACTACTGGCATCATAAGCGGCTCGCTCAACGCACCAAAATAGCGCTCAGAAGTCCCGTGATGGACGGCATGCCCAAGTCACCTAGCTATGGAAATAAAGCCGAGGAAAAGGTAATATCGCACGCTGACGAGCTGTACTATATAACGTGCTGTGAAGCGGCTATCGAATCTCTAGAAAATGAAGATTACCGAATCATTTTAGCTGAGAGCTATCTGACTCCAAAAACGGCGCGTAAATCCAGCCTTCAGTTAGCCGCTCACTTACATGTTGACCGAACGACCCTTTGGCGACAAACACAAGAAGCTCTCTATGCTTTTGCTGAAATATGTCCGCTAGTGAAACTAGTTGCAACATCCGTGCAACAATGA
- a CDS encoding YopX family protein, with product MKREIKFRAWDKVYECYLYDVQGAYDTLSGCVKYENGENAVYDEECFAGFLDNDQYVVEQFTGLTDANGRKIYEGDIVRTGEDNIGDPDQMIGQVIMREGSWLIENEKMQEAIELFSEITSREVIGNIFEDKQLLEGKQ from the coding sequence ATGAAACGAGAGATTAAGTTCAGAGCGTGGGATAAGGTATACGAGTGTTACTTGTATGACGTGCAGGGAGCATATGACACGCTTAGCGGCTGTGTTAAGTATGAAAATGGTGAGAATGCTGTTTATGACGAAGAGTGCTTTGCCGGATTCTTAGATAATGATCAGTATGTTGTCGAACAGTTTACCGGCCTTACAGACGCGAACGGGCGGAAAATCTACGAAGGCGATATCGTGCGCACCGGTGAGGACAATATTGGCGATCCTGATCAGATGATTGGACAAGTGATCATGCGGGAAGGATCTTGGCTAATCGAAAATGAGAAAATGCAAGAGGCAATTGAACTTTTTAGCGAGATTACAAGTCGTGAGGTCATCGGCAATATTTTTGAGGACAAACAGCTACTGGAGGGAAAACAATGA
- a CDS encoding ribonucleoside-diphosphate reductase — protein MSGMKRVGYGYVSHTEQAIIEELSREEKKIQAIIYTKPHCKKCWRTVYKLSRVMPVQTITADECDIERFRKQGYQSFPVVTVYKADGTHDEWCDMQVDKIKQYTEG, from the coding sequence ATGTCAGGTATGAAACGCGTCGGTTACGGATATGTAAGCCACACAGAGCAAGCAATCATCGAAGAATTGTCTAGAGAAGAAAAGAAAATACAAGCAATCATCTACACGAAGCCGCACTGTAAAAAGTGCTGGCGAACAGTATATAAGCTATCACGTGTCATGCCAGTGCAAACCATCACAGCAGACGAGTGTGACATTGAACGGTTCCGGAAACAAGGCTATCAATCGTTCCCAGTCGTAACAGTCTACAAGGCAGACGGCACACATGACGAATGGTGCGACATGCAGGTTGACAAGATCAAACAATACACGGAGGGATAG
- a CDS encoding NUMOD4 domain-containing protein, with protein MSDKETWKNVVGYEGLYQVSSLGRVRSLEHIDSNGHPVKERVLASFPNRSGYRKVNLYRDRNRKQVSIHRLVAAAFLDNPDNLPEVNHIDEDKSNNSVSNLEYCTVLYNNTYGTRLERVAKALECPICAITSSGQRRYFDSVNEAARVLGLKRQGITNCLHGMRKHHHGFSFMWAV; from the coding sequence ATGAGCGACAAGGAAACCTGGAAAAATGTTGTTGGATATGAGGGCTTGTATCAGGTGTCAAGCCTAGGTCGAGTGAGGAGCTTGGAACACATAGACTCGAACGGGCACCCCGTAAAGGAAAGGGTACTCGCCAGCTTTCCAAATAGAAGCGGGTACCGCAAGGTCAATTTATATCGGGACAGAAACAGAAAGCAAGTGTCCATTCATCGCTTGGTAGCCGCAGCATTTTTAGACAATCCCGACAACTTGCCCGAAGTCAATCACATAGATGAAGACAAGTCAAACAATTCGGTATCTAATTTGGAGTATTGCACGGTGCTGTATAACAACACATATGGCACTCGCCTTGAACGTGTGGCAAAAGCGCTTGAATGTCCAATCTGTGCAATTACTAGTTCAGGACAGCGGCGCTATTTCGACAGTGTGAACGAAGCCGCGAGAGTTCTCGGACTAAAACGCCAAGGTATAACTAACTGTCTTCACGGCATGCGCAAGCACCATCACGGCTTTTCATTCATGTGGGCGGTGTAA
- a CDS encoding DUF1642 domain-containing protein — MSEEKLYAVKDDEGKYLLMVMDSGSCWEEDAGTATKSRNLALAWAKNNGGRVFTLVEEPVKVVVSPEEAKLVKNCLWTNLQDAFLNNINLLFRGRRPEDITRLKSALTNGYTVAKDKKYNVKVPHAEGWHFQKYSSASKLGVRNNWRPFPAKDIDSNMSKDLFIFTESEIEHYGLQDCEKEEVTDDGIR, encoded by the coding sequence ATGAGCGAAGAAAAACTGTACGCGGTGAAAGATGATGAAGGGAAATACTTGCTAATGGTAATGGATAGTGGTTCCTGTTGGGAAGAAGATGCAGGAACCGCTACCAAAAGCAGAAATCTAGCGCTTGCGTGGGCTAAAAATAATGGCGGTCGCGTTTTCACACTCGTTGAGGAGCCAGTGAAAGTGGTCGTCAGCCCAGAAGAAGCAAAATTAGTGAAGAACTGCCTGTGGACTAATTTACAAGATGCATTTTTGAACAATATTAACTTATTGTTTCGGGGTAGAAGACCCGAGGATATTACTCGTCTCAAAAGTGCACTAACAAACGGCTACACCGTGGCAAAGGATAAGAAGTACAACGTCAAGGTGCCACATGCGGAAGGCTGGCATTTTCAGAAGTATTCTAGTGCGTCCAAGCTAGGGGTTCGCAATAACTGGAGACCATTTCCCGCAAAAGACATTGATTCCAATATGAGCAAAGACCTATTTATTTTCACTGAATCAGAGATCGAGCATTACGGTTTGCAAGACTGCGAAAAAGAAGAGGTGACTGACGATGGCATTCGTTGA